Proteins found in one Terribacillus sp. DMT04 genomic segment:
- a CDS encoding DUF6044 family protein, translating to MDFVRTYANRKAILLCIAAILIFVSPLFLLGDQAHIRVHDNLDSNLAWYKVLAESGQLFGGVHAVIPQIISGLPRDALGTEWTLIVWLHTWFPTMTAYAISQLLTRLVAFLGMYLLLRTHIIRNEKAHWIVAFVSLAFALTPFWPSGMLSTMGHPLALWAFLSIRAQKATWKHWVVITLLPFYASFVLGFFFFLALMGIIWLVDVIRYRRLNLFFLISIVWMTAVFLATDYRLVYTMIAGSETMHRVEFVSSRQDFSQTLRLFQKNFLLGHNHVMTLHTLVILPGLAIALLLVLFTKRRTRPMHIYLGLTGLNLLLSFWYALWFNKIWKFPKEHVDLLSAFNFARFHFLRPLVIYISFGLACYLLWQLGRRSVRGLVYVLLCLQLVVLALSNEEIVYRYKQAPSVGEFYAVEQFQEIRDYIGLPQSAYKVASIGLHPAIAQYNGFYTVDTYNNIIPLAYKHQFREVIADELAKDKQLKRYFDEWGSRLYIYSAELGKHYDFRKHSSKTIQSLELNTLALHDLGGNFILSSVPIENAAANNLQFEQSFDHPDSAWRIHLYRVQSKEGMH from the coding sequence GTGGATTTTGTGCGGACGTATGCAAACAGAAAAGCAATCCTGCTTTGTATAGCAGCAATACTTATCTTTGTCTCCCCTCTGTTTTTACTTGGAGATCAAGCTCATATCCGCGTCCACGATAATCTTGACTCCAACTTGGCGTGGTATAAGGTACTCGCCGAAAGCGGCCAGTTATTTGGCGGAGTTCACGCCGTTATTCCTCAGATAATTAGCGGTTTGCCGAGAGACGCACTTGGTACCGAATGGACACTTATCGTTTGGCTGCACACCTGGTTTCCGACAATGACAGCTTATGCTATCAGCCAGCTGCTCACAAGACTGGTCGCTTTTCTAGGTATGTATTTGCTGCTTCGTACGCACATAATCCGGAATGAGAAAGCACATTGGATTGTTGCTTTCGTATCACTTGCTTTTGCGCTCACACCTTTTTGGCCCTCAGGAATGCTCAGTACAATGGGGCATCCTTTAGCGCTGTGGGCTTTCCTGTCTATACGTGCTCAGAAAGCCACTTGGAAACATTGGGTTGTCATTACACTGCTTCCCTTCTATGCGAGTTTCGTACTTGGCTTTTTCTTTTTCCTCGCTCTGATGGGAATCATCTGGCTAGTCGATGTCATTCGTTATCGGCGTTTAAATTTGTTTTTTTTGATCAGCATTGTGTGGATGACAGCTGTGTTCCTCGCGACAGATTATCGACTCGTCTACACAATGATTGCAGGGTCCGAGACGATGCATCGGGTGGAGTTCGTCTCTTCCAGACAAGATTTTTCGCAAACGCTTCGTTTATTTCAGAAAAACTTTTTACTAGGTCACAACCACGTGATGACGCTCCATACACTTGTCATTCTTCCTGGGCTCGCGATTGCACTGCTGCTTGTTCTTTTCACAAAGAGACGCACAAGACCAATGCATATCTATCTAGGCCTGACGGGATTAAACCTGCTCCTCTCCTTTTGGTATGCGCTGTGGTTCAACAAGATATGGAAGTTCCCAAAAGAACATGTCGATCTGTTATCTGCGTTTAACTTTGCTCGCTTCCATTTTTTGCGCCCACTCGTCATCTACATTAGTTTCGGCTTAGCTTGTTATTTGTTATGGCAGCTTGGCAGACGAAGCGTTCGCGGATTAGTTTATGTACTTCTTTGCCTGCAGCTCGTCGTATTGGCTTTATCAAATGAAGAGATTGTTTACCGCTATAAGCAAGCTCCTTCAGTTGGAGAATTTTATGCCGTCGAACAGTTTCAGGAGATCCGCGATTATATTGGACTGCCGCAAAGCGCTTATAAAGTAGCAAGTATTGGCCTGCATCCTGCCATCGCGCAATATAACGGGTTTTATACAGTAGATACATACAATAACATCATTCCACTTGCGTACAAGCATCAATTCCGCGAAGTAATTGCTGATGAACTTGCAAAAGACAAACAATTAAAACGTTATTTTGATGAGTGGGGCAGCCGCTTATACATCTATTCTGCAGAGTTAGGCAAACACTATGACTTCCGTAAGCATTCGAGCAAGACTATCCAAAGTCTCGAGTTAAACACGCTCGCATTACACGATTTAGGCGGTAACTTTATCCTATCTTCCGTTCCGATTGAGAACGCTGCAGCTAACAACCTGCAATTCGAGCAAAGTTTCGATCATCCTGATTCAGCGTGGCGTATCCATCTGTACCGGGTGCAATCAAAGGAGGGAATGCATTGA
- a CDS encoding glycosyltransferase family 2 protein: MTSSLPVLTLVIPCYNEEAILTDTCAKLSSTLASLMVEQLISPASTILFVDDGSKDHTWQLIKIEHLANRLVTGIKLASNAGHQRALLAGMMHARHYADCVITLDADLQDDISVIRTFVLRYLEGYEIVYGVRNNRASDTRFKRNTAALFYRFMDTLGIRLISNHADYRLLNKRALDELSRYGESKLFLRGIIPQIGFKSDIVPYERKRRLAGETKYPLKKMLSFAFEGITSFSVAPIRLIAAIGFTLFLVSMLAACYAAFQKLFGDPDAGWTSLIISIWLLGGLQLMAIGIIGEYIGTIFAEVKKRPLYSIDSKLEQIHSISTPKFTKT, from the coding sequence TTGACTTCTTCATTACCTGTACTGACTTTAGTAATTCCTTGCTATAACGAAGAAGCAATATTGACTGATACATGCGCGAAGCTTAGTTCTACATTGGCTTCCCTAATGGTAGAACAGCTCATCTCACCAGCAAGCACCATCCTCTTCGTTGATGATGGCAGCAAAGATCATACGTGGCAGCTGATTAAAATCGAGCACCTAGCCAACCGGCTCGTTACCGGTATTAAACTAGCGTCTAACGCTGGTCATCAGCGCGCACTTCTTGCTGGTATGATGCATGCCAGACATTATGCAGACTGTGTTATCACACTGGATGCTGATCTGCAAGATGACATCTCCGTGATTCGTACATTCGTACTGCGTTACTTGGAAGGATATGAAATTGTATACGGCGTCCGTAACAATCGAGCCTCCGATACTCGTTTTAAGCGCAATACTGCCGCCCTTTTTTACCGGTTCATGGATACGCTTGGCATCCGGTTAATCTCAAATCATGCTGACTATCGGCTGCTGAACAAGCGAGCGTTAGATGAGCTAAGCCGTTATGGGGAATCTAAATTATTTCTGCGTGGCATCATTCCGCAGATCGGATTCAAGTCCGACATCGTTCCTTATGAAAGAAAACGGCGTCTGGCCGGGGAAACAAAATATCCGCTCAAGAAAATGCTTAGCTTTGCCTTTGAAGGAATTACATCTTTCAGTGTCGCACCAATTCGGTTGATAGCTGCAATTGGTTTCACACTATTTTTAGTCAGTATGCTTGCGGCTTGTTATGCGGCTTTTCAGAAGTTATTCGGTGATCCTGACGCTGGCTGGACATCTTTAATTATCTCTATATGGCTTCTGGGCGGTCTCCAATTGATGGCAATTGGGATTATTGGTGAATATATTGGTACTATTTTTGCAGAAGTAAAAAAACGCCCTCTGTATTCGATTGATTCTAAGTTGGAGCAAATACATTCAATAAGCACACCAAAATTTACAAAGACTTAA